One window from the genome of Paramisgurnus dabryanus chromosome 24, PD_genome_1.1, whole genome shotgun sequence encodes:
- the LOC135741098 gene encoding LOW QUALITY PROTEIN: single-pass membrane and coiled-coil domain-containing protein 3-like (The sequence of the model RefSeq protein was modified relative to this genomic sequence to represent the inferred CDS: deleted 1 base in 1 codon; substituted 1 base at 1 genomic stop codon) — MNFADFFYTENPKMRETLIRKSQEIAELMKNNFRATNQLIDVLQKHLGLRFNKITLNESATVKANCDVLIQRIREIQDQLEKIDKELMXMLEPDLYEKLKKLNLSIPECAKVSGVLRGIQFGVAFRATPFVVGWLFQMIPTLANISGTCGLIATGLLGCVVFGVLFMGIDMIFQGILGGIERCRHKQALKEYEDALEDFRPASEKYQDGIIEVKLTIQLQEKRNLFS, encoded by the exons ATGAATTTTGCTGATTTCTTCTACACTGAAAATCCTAAAATGAGGGAGACGCTTATCCGCAAAAGTCAAGAGATTGCAGAACTGATGAAGAACAACTTCAGAGCAACCAACCAACTCATTGATGTTCTGCAAAAACACTTAGGATTGCGCTTCAATAAAATCACCCTGAATGAGAGCGCTACTGTTAAGGCCAACTGCGATGTATTAATTCAACGCATCCGTGAGATCCAGGATCAGCTAGAGAAGATTGACAAGGAGCTGATGTAGATGCTGGAACCTGACTTATATGAGAAACTGAAGAAATTAAATCTGTCTATTCCTGAATGTGCAAAAGTTTCAGGAGTTCTTCGTGGAATTCAGTTTGGTGTTGCATTCCGTGCAACCCCTTTTGTAGTCGGTTGGCTATTTCAAATGATACCGACTCTGGCAAACATATCGGGCACATGTGGACTCATTGCAACAGGGTTATTAGGCTGTGTTGTCTTTGGGGTGCTATTCATGGGGATCGATATGATCTTTCAGGGCATTCTAGGC GGAATTGAGCGTTGTCGGCATAAGCAAGCTCTAAAAGAGTATGAAGATGCTTTAGAGGATTTCAGGCCGGCTTCTGAAAAATATCAAGATGGCATAATCGAAGTCAAGTTGACTATTCAACTTCAGGAGAAACGGaacttattttcttaa